A single Salminus brasiliensis chromosome 20, fSalBra1.hap2, whole genome shotgun sequence DNA region contains:
- the tmem175 gene encoding endosomal/lysosomal proton channel TMEM175: MGENDDDGEIIEHHDDEEMEKRNTPRNDSNSFLESLTPSERDGQRSTQPSHRLLAYSDALISIIATVMILPVAHTKFQNNEELKDSIQLLLTTKIAVYLMTFLIVTVAWAAHIRLFQVIESIDDTLALLNLACMMLITFLPYTFSLMATFPNNILGILLFCACVIVIGLIQAVIVVYGFSRPFLLNKHIQTSGNQAYYRRHILEVIMRVPIMCFFAAILSFIFFQLSYVLLAVIIFMPYISQSLKWIRDRAIGGQLDDTPDSMLFYSYHPSEPLSKERVEAFSDGVYAIVATLLILDICEDNVPDPSLVEKEFDGSLIMALQAYGPEYLAYFGSFATVGLLWFVHHSLFLHVTRATRLMGLFNTFSLAFIGGLPLAYQLTHEFPPGSRNELEAIQISCVIIFFAGLFQLAMWVTALFSERETLHPYVRYGGREHAFMFAKLSLYPCVALGTFFFTCILSRFSAFIFHLMQIAVPFAFLLLRLLVRVTLAVLRWLFCPARPDVGNTPAEEDDSRLPFNDIVT; this comes from the exons ATGGGGGAAAACGACGACGACGGCGAAATCATCGAGCATCACGACGACgaagagatggagaagagaaACACGCCGAGAAACGACTCGAATTCCTTTCTGGAGAGTCTGACACCTTCAGAAAGAGACGGGCAGAGGAGCACCCAGCCTTCCCACCGCCTGCTGGCGTACAGCGATGCCCTCATCTCCATCATAGCCACCGTCATG ATATTACCTGTTGCTCACACGAAATTCCAAAACAACGAG GAGCTGAAGGACAGCATTCAGTTACTCCTCACCACTAAGATTGCTGTGTACTTGATGACCTTTTTAATAGTCACTGTTGCTTGGGCAGCCCATATAAG GTTGTTTCAGGTCATTGAGAGCATCGACGACACCCTTGCACTTCTTAATCTG GCCTGCATGATGCTGATAACGTTTCTGCCTTACACA TTTTCACTGATGGCAACATTCCCAAATAACATTCTTGGTATTCTACTCTTCTGTGCCTGTGTCATTGTGATAGGCCTCATTCAG GCGGTAATTGTGGTTTATGGATTCAGCCGTCCTTTCCTTCTTAATAAGCACATTCAGACATCGGGGAATCAAGCCTACTACAGACGCCACATCCTTGAAGTTATTATGAGGGTTCCTATAATGTGCTTCTTCGCTGCCATCCTTTCATTCATCTTTTTCCAGCTG TCTTATGTCCTGTTGGCCGTTATCATCTTCATGCCCTATATTTCTCAGTCTTTAAAATGGATTCGGGATCGAGCCATCGGTG GTCAGTTGGATGACACTCCAGACTCGATGCTGTTCTACTCGTACCACCCGAGCGAACCCCTGAGCAAAGAGCGAGTAGAGGCTTTCAGCGATGGCGTGTATGCCATCGTAGCCACCCTTCTCATCTTAGACATTTG TGAGGACAACGTTCCAGACCCTTCCCTGGTGGAGAAGGAGTTTGATGGCAGCCTCATCATGGCTCTTCAGGCGTACGGCCCAGAGTACCTGGCCTACTTCGGCTCCTTTGCCACCGTGGGCCTGCTGTGGTTTGTCCACCACTCGCTCTTCCTGCACGTGACCCGGGCCACCCGCCTGATGGGCCTCTTCAACACCTTCTCCTTAGCCTTCATAGGTGGTCTGCCGTTGGCCTACCAGCTAACCCACGAGTTCCCCCCCGGGTCCCGCAACGAGCTGGAGGCCATCCAGATCAGCTGCGTCATCATTTTCTTTGCGGGGCTTTTCCAGCTGGCCATGTGGGTCACTGCGCTCTTCTCAGAGCGTGAGACGCTGCACCCGTACGTGCGCTACGGAGGCCGGGAGCACGCCTTCATGTTCGCCAAACTCTCGCTCTACCCCTGTGTAGCTTTAGGAACCTTCTTCTTCACCTGCATCCTCAGCCGCTTCAGTGCGTTTATCTTCCACCTGATGCAGATTGCCGTCCCCTTCGCTTTCCTGCTGCTCAGGCTGCTGGTGCGGGTGACACTGGCTGTGCTCAGATGGCTCTTCTGTCCCGCTAGACCCGATGTGGGAAACACCCCTGCGGAAGAGGACGACTCACGTCTGCCCTTTAATGATATAGTCACCTAG